A portion of the Petrotoga sp. 9PW.55.5.1 genome contains these proteins:
- a CDS encoding alpha-amylase family glycosyl hydrolase, which produces MRKVFIFLVILMLFSMTFAVRTTFLYSKEATSVYLIASFNDFEPLVMEKSFTGLWRYNVDLDPGEYLYKFIVDGERIIDFSNNDIAVHNNEIFNIRVVSESLIVPKVGDGQVRNIYFQNQRRYINPVQKGEIYLSIEFDKNDVIDVDLQANASYIQKNVIEYDKTILYRFHVLSEADILKYRFLINDGKEIVYGYNGTEEFFEFDFNNPIIAYFDIPEWSKGRIFYQIFPDRFRNGDDTNDPKNTYSWDGPHNRNSLSFGFYGGDLQGVIDSIDHFEYLGVEGIYFNPIFEANTPHKYDTNDYLKIDDSFGDEEIFSDMLETLHETDIKVILDGVFNHTGTEFFAMKENFERQEKSDYLDWYYIKSFPIRKSAESYESWHGYADLPQLNNDNPKVRAYINQVIGKWMSYGIDGWRLDAVDQLPESYWSSLYQNFKNIDNESLIVGEFWRDSTTYFEDPSFDSVMNYVFRDAVIAYARGGSSRNFVNTTNAYIEKYPPQVLHGLWNLLGSHDTERILTALGEDVDRMKLAVVLQMTFIGSPLIYYGDEIGMAGATDPFCRVPFYWDESKWNMEIFELYAYLSELRKDSLAIRKGDYKVLYDEGSVLIYERTYQSEKVVVAINSRNSDIDIDYQLEDIFVDIFTGKTLNKIEEIKGKSFYVLRKK; this is translated from the coding sequence TTGAGAAAAGTATTTATATTTTTAGTGATACTGATGCTTTTTTCTATGACTTTTGCTGTAAGGACCACTTTTTTGTATTCAAAAGAAGCAACGTCAGTTTATTTAATAGCAAGTTTTAACGATTTTGAACCTCTTGTCATGGAAAAAAGTTTTACAGGCCTTTGGCGATATAATGTTGATTTAGATCCTGGGGAATATTTATATAAATTTATAGTTGATGGAGAAAGAATAATAGATTTTTCTAACAATGATATAGCCGTTCATAACAATGAAATATTTAATATTAGAGTTGTTAGTGAATCTTTGATAGTTCCAAAAGTTGGAGACGGACAAGTAAGAAACATTTATTTTCAAAATCAACGAAGGTATATAAATCCAGTTCAAAAAGGAGAAATATATTTATCTATTGAGTTTGATAAAAATGATGTTATAGATGTGGATTTACAAGCCAATGCTTCTTATATTCAAAAAAACGTTATTGAATATGATAAAACAATTTTATATAGGTTCCATGTTTTATCAGAAGCAGATATATTAAAGTACAGGTTTTTAATTAACGATGGAAAAGAAATTGTATATGGCTACAATGGAACAGAAGAATTTTTTGAATTTGATTTTAATAATCCTATCATTGCTTACTTTGATATTCCCGAATGGTCTAAAGGAAGAATATTTTACCAAATCTTTCCTGATAGATTTCGAAATGGTGATGATACTAATGATCCAAAAAATACATACTCTTGGGATGGGCCTCATAATAGAAATTCTCTTTCATTCGGATTTTATGGTGGTGATTTACAAGGGGTCATAGATTCAATTGATCATTTTGAATATTTAGGTGTTGAAGGGATATATTTTAATCCTATTTTTGAGGCTAATACTCCTCATAAATACGATACAAATGACTATCTAAAAATAGATGATTCATTTGGTGATGAAGAAATCTTTTCTGATATGCTAGAAACTTTGCACGAAACTGACATAAAAGTAATTTTGGACGGGGTTTTTAATCATACAGGAACAGAGTTTTTTGCAATGAAAGAAAATTTTGAAAGACAAGAAAAATCAGATTATTTGGATTGGTATTACATAAAATCATTCCCTATTAGAAAGTCTGCTGAGAGTTATGAGAGTTGGCATGGATATGCAGATTTACCTCAACTGAATAATGATAATCCAAAAGTAAGAGCTTATATTAACCAAGTTATTGGTAAGTGGATGAGTTATGGTATAGATGGCTGGAGATTAGATGCCGTTGATCAACTTCCTGAGAGTTACTGGTCATCTCTTTATCAAAATTTCAAAAATATCGATAACGAGAGTTTAATAGTAGGAGAATTTTGGAGAGACTCTACTACATATTTTGAAGACCCTAGTTTTGATTCTGTTATGAATTACGTTTTCAGGGATGCCGTTATTGCCTATGCAAGAGGAGGCAGTTCCCGTAATTTCGTGAATACTACTAATGCTTACATTGAAAAGTATCCACCTCAAGTTTTACATGGATTGTGGAACTTATTGGGTTCTCATGATACTGAAAGAATATTAACTGCATTGGGTGAAGATGTTGACAGAATGAAATTAGCTGTTGTACTTCAAATGACCTTTATAGGTTCTCCATTAATTTATTATGGAGATGAAATTGGTATGGCAGGGGCTACAGATCCATTTTGTAGAGTTCCTTTTTACTGGGATGAAAGTAAATGGAATATGGAAATCTTCGAACTATATGCATATTTATCGGAATTAAGAAAAGATAGTCTTGCCATAAGGAAAGGGGATTACAAAGTTTTATACGATGAAGGAAGTGTTTTAATATATGAAAGAACATATCAATCAGAGAAAGTTGTTGTTGCAATTAATTCTAGAAATTCAGATATTGATATAGATTATCAACTTGAAGATATATTTGTAGATATTTTTACAGGTAAAACTCTTAATAAGATAGAAGAAATTAAAGGTAAATCTTTTTATGTATTACGTAAAAAGTAA
- a CDS encoding Mrp/NBP35 family ATP-binding protein: MANIQERKEKISKRLEDIDNIILVMSGKGGVGKTTVAVNLAVSLALEGKKVGLMDVDLHGPDVVRMLGGRESQISAVGGEIIPPEINGVKVISISQFLNGENEAVIWRGPLKTGAIMQFISDVAWENLDYLIIDAPPGTGDEPLTVIQNISKLKGALIVTSPSTVSQDDVERAINFVKKMDKEIIGIVENMSYFICQNCKTKHYIFGKDGGKVLAEKYNLELLSQIPLDSTIRENMDNGKPVAYFGSSEITGAYSILAKKIIEKVETKK; encoded by the coding sequence ATGGCAAATATTCAAGAAAGAAAAGAAAAAATTTCTAAACGTCTTGAAGATATTGATAACATTATCTTAGTTATGAGTGGTAAGGGTGGAGTTGGAAAAACTACAGTTGCAGTTAATTTGGCGGTATCTTTAGCCTTAGAAGGAAAAAAGGTCGGCCTTATGGATGTCGATTTACACGGACCAGATGTAGTTAGGATGCTTGGCGGAAGGGAGTCCCAAATATCCGCTGTTGGCGGAGAGATAATCCCACCTGAAATTAATGGTGTAAAAGTAATTTCAATATCACAATTTCTAAATGGAGAAAATGAAGCTGTTATATGGAGAGGTCCTCTTAAAACAGGCGCAATAATGCAATTTATTTCTGATGTAGCTTGGGAAAATCTTGATTACTTAATTATCGATGCACCTCCAGGAACGGGGGATGAACCTCTTACAGTTATCCAAAACATTTCAAAGTTAAAAGGGGCTTTAATAGTTACTTCACCATCGACGGTGTCTCAAGATGATGTAGAAAGGGCTATTAATTTTGTTAAGAAAATGGATAAAGAAATCATAGGAATCGTTGAAAATATGTCTTATTTTATATGCCAAAATTGCAAAACAAAGCATTATATCTTTGGAAAAGATGGGGGAAAAGTTTTAGCTGAAAAATACAATCTAGAGTTACTTTCCCAAATACCTTTGGATTCTACTATAAGAGAAAACATGGATAATGGGAAACCTGTAGCATATTTCGGCTCTTCTGAGATAACTGGCGCATATTCAATTTTAGCTAAAAAAATTATTGAGAAAGTAGAAACAAAAAAATAA